A single window of Fibrobacter sp. UWH6 DNA harbors:
- a CDS encoding ABC transporter ATP-binding protein → MDEILKVDHLKAGYGGRTILHDITFGVRKGEIRMILGSSGCGKSTLLNNILKLYKAQSGTITYFGKTFGAQDGLDAETRMRTGVLFQSGALLSDLTVAENAMLPLKRSMPYMPKSQMEAIVADRLEKVHLLHAFHRYPSELSGGMKKRAALARAIALKPELLFCDEPSTGLDPVTAHSLDELLLELRDTLGVSMVIVSHELESIKIVCDRFVYLKEGYVHFDGTLQQGLDSEDPILKTFFSRKSSKEPKSDDTYHFNFID, encoded by the coding sequence ATGGACGAAATTCTCAAAGTGGATCATCTGAAGGCGGGGTACGGTGGACGTACTATCCTCCACGACATTACCTTCGGTGTGCGCAAGGGCGAAATCCGTATGATTCTCGGTAGTTCGGGATGCGGTAAGTCTACCTTGTTAAATAACATCCTTAAGCTGTACAAGGCCCAGAGCGGAACCATTACCTATTTCGGTAAGACCTTCGGGGCCCAGGATGGGCTGGATGCCGAAACCCGTATGCGTACCGGCGTGCTGTTCCAGAGTGGCGCTCTGCTTTCGGACTTGACTGTAGCCGAAAACGCCATGCTTCCCCTGAAACGCAGCATGCCCTATATGCCCAAGAGCCAGATGGAAGCCATCGTTGCCGACCGTCTGGAAAAGGTTCATTTGCTGCATGCCTTCCATAGGTATCCCTCGGAACTTTCTGGCGGTATGAAGAAGCGTGCTGCCCTGGCCCGCGCCATTGCACTTAAGCCGGAACTTCTGTTCTGCGATGAACCGTCTACGGGTCTCGATCCGGTAACCGCACACTCTCTCGATGAACTTCTGCTGGAACTGCGGGACACCTTGGGCGTATCCATGGTAATCGTGAGCCACGAACTGGAAAGCATCAAGATCGTATGTGACCGTTTTGTGTATTTGAAGGAAGGCTACGTCCATTTTGACGGCACCTTGCAGCAGGGCCTGGATTCCGAAGATCCAATTCTTAAGACATTCTTTAGCCGTAAGAGTTCAAAGGAACCGAAATCCGATGACACTTACCACTTTAATTTTATTGACTGA